The genome window GGAGAACATTCCCCTGTCCCCTGCCCAGTGGCAGAACGAACCCATTCCGATTAACCCGCCCTCGCTGAACTTCATCACCGCGCTGTTAATTGCCGAACTGCACGGACGCATGGGGTACTTTGCTCCCATCGTGCGCCTGCGCCCCAAAGCAGGCAGTCTGCCCCCGCAATACGAAGTCGCCGAGATTCTGAATCTGAACGAAGTGCGGGAACGCG of Anaerolinea thermophila UNI-1 contains these proteins:
- the csx15 gene encoding CRISPR-associated protein Csx15; protein product: MILLNFSHPLTSSQKEQIEALTGQALDKVLDLAVHFDNQLPFIPQLEALMENIPLSPAQWQNEPIPINPPSLNFITALLIAELHGRMGYFAPIVRLRPKAGSLPPQYEVAEILNLNEVRERARTHRYRNGENGA